In Arsenophonus sp. aPb, one DNA window encodes the following:
- the rsxA gene encoding electron transport complex subunit RsxA, whose amino-acid sequence MTDYFLLFIATVLVNNFVLVKFLGLCPFMGVSKKLETAIGMGFATTFVMTLASICSWLMDTFVLIPLGLIYLRTLSFILVIAVVVQFTEMVVRKTSPTLYRLLGIFLPLITTNCAVLGVALLNINQSHNFLQSAVYGFAAAAGFSLVMVLFSAIRERIAVANVPAPFRGSSIGLITAGLMSLAFMGFSGLVKF is encoded by the coding sequence ATGACAGATTATTTTTTATTATTTATCGCCACTGTTTTGGTAAATAATTTCGTACTGGTAAAATTTCTTGGCTTATGCCCTTTTATGGGGGTCTCTAAAAAACTAGAAACCGCTATTGGTATGGGATTTGCGACAACATTTGTGATGACTTTAGCATCCATCTGCTCATGGCTTATGGATACATTTGTATTAATACCATTAGGTTTGATCTATTTACGCACATTGAGCTTTATCTTAGTTATTGCGGTTGTTGTTCAATTTACTGAGATGGTGGTACGCAAAACCAGTCCCACACTATACCGTCTTTTAGGTATTTTTTTACCGTTAATTACTACAAACTGTGCGGTTCTTGGCGTGGCATTACTAAATATCAATCAATCGCACAATTTTTTACAATCAGCCGTTTATGGTTTTGCAGCCGCAGCAGGGTTTTCTTTAGTAATGGTACTATTTTCTGCCATCCGTGAACGTATCGCGGTGGCAAATGTCCCAGCCCCCTTTCGTGGCTCATCTATTGGCCTCATTACTGCCGGCTTAATGTCTTTAGCGTTTATGGGATTTAGTGGTTTGGTAAAATTCTAA
- the rsxB gene encoding electron transport complex subunit RsxB, which produces MSTLLIAIGIIAGFGFIFGLILGFAALRFKVEDDPIVEKIDHILPQSQCGQCGYPGCRPYAEAIANNGETINKCAPGGEQAMLKIAELLNVEPQALDEDKLTPERKVAFIDEANCIGCTKCIQACPVDAIVGTTRALHTVVEDLCTGCDLCVAPCPTDCITMLPIKTTIKNWKWDLTTIPVKNITTPSNSRPTVAFASKERANV; this is translated from the coding sequence ATGAGTACTTTATTAATTGCAATCGGTATTATTGCCGGATTTGGCTTTATCTTTGGCCTTATTTTAGGATTTGCCGCTCTTCGTTTTAAAGTAGAAGATGATCCAATAGTGGAAAAAATTGATCATATTTTACCTCAAAGCCAGTGTGGCCAATGTGGCTATCCTGGCTGCCGCCCATATGCTGAAGCAATAGCCAATAATGGTGAAACCATAAATAAATGCGCGCCCGGCGGCGAACAAGCAATGTTAAAAATTGCCGAATTACTTAATGTGGAACCTCAAGCGCTTGATGAAGATAAATTAACACCAGAACGAAAAGTGGCTTTTATTGATGAAGCTAACTGTATTGGCTGCACTAAATGTATTCAGGCTTGCCCCGTCGATGCGATTGTTGGAACAACGCGCGCTTTACATACGGTGGTAGAAGATCTCTGCACCGGTTGTGATCTTTGTGTTGCGCCCTGCCCAACAGACTGTATTACTATGCTCCCGATAAAAACCACGATCAAAAACTGGAAATGGGATCTCACTACTATTCCAGTAAAAAATATTACTACCCCATCGAACTCAAGGCCAACTGTTGCATTTGCTAGTAAGGAGCGAGCAAATGTTTAA
- the rsxD gene encoding electron transport complex subunit RsxD has protein sequence MKFRPIPTDRRMNRLKMASSPFTHEKQTTSKLMLWVVIAAIPGIACQIYFFGSGTIYQILLAVITAFITEAGALQLRKLPVIPHLKDNSALVTALLLAISIPPLSPWWLVVLGTAFAILIAKHIYGGLGQNPFNPAMVGYVVLLISFPVQMTSWLPPIELQSVHANALASLQVIFTGHTSTGATLNQLTLGFDGISQATPLDSFKTGLLTHSISQILQQPILQGSLAGIGWQWVNIAYLFGGIILLSRRIISWQIPLAFLATLLFCSLLSWLIMPSQYASPMLHLFSGATMLGAFFIATDPVTAATTPRGRIIYGAMIGLLIWIIRVYGGYPDAVAFAVLLANIAVPLIDHYSQPRVYGHK, from the coding sequence ATGAAATTCAGACCAATACCTACTGATCGTCGGATGAACCGGTTAAAAATGGCCAGTTCGCCCTTTACACATGAAAAACAAACTACTAGTAAACTCATGTTGTGGGTGGTTATTGCTGCCATTCCCGGTATTGCCTGCCAAATTTACTTTTTTGGTAGCGGGACAATTTACCAAATTTTACTCGCTGTCATAACGGCTTTTATTACTGAGGCTGGCGCTTTACAGCTACGAAAATTACCGGTTATACCCCATTTAAAAGACAATTCCGCCTTGGTAACAGCTTTACTATTAGCCATTAGTATCCCGCCTTTATCACCCTGGTGGCTAGTCGTTTTAGGTACTGCTTTTGCCATATTAATTGCTAAGCATATCTATGGCGGATTAGGCCAAAATCCGTTTAATCCAGCTATGGTAGGTTATGTTGTATTGCTGATCTCATTTCCAGTCCAAATGACTAGTTGGCTACCGCCGATAGAACTTCAATCTGTTCATGCCAATGCGTTAGCTAGTTTGCAAGTGATTTTTACCGGCCATACCTCGACAGGAGCCACATTAAACCAATTGACGCTAGGTTTTGATGGTATAAGTCAAGCGACACCACTAGATAGTTTCAAAACGGGTTTATTGACGCACTCGATTAGTCAAATACTGCAACAACCTATTTTACAAGGTTCATTAGCTGGTATTGGTTGGCAATGGGTTAATATTGCCTATTTGTTTGGTGGTATTATCCTACTTAGTCGCCGAATAATTAGCTGGCAAATTCCTCTGGCATTTTTAGCCACGCTATTATTCTGCTCGTTACTAAGTTGGTTGATTATGCCATCACAATACGCTTCCCCGATGCTCCATCTATTTTCAGGGGCAACCATGCTCGGCGCTTTTTTTATTGCTACCGATCCCGTTACAGCGGCAACCACACCGCGTGGCCGTATCATTTATGGTGCAATGATAGGATTACTAATTTGGATCATTCGCGTTTATGGTGGTTATCCTGATGCAGTTGCTTTTGCGGTATTACTGGCCAATATTGCGGTACCACTGATTGATCACTATAGCCAACCTCGTGTCTATGGCCATAAATAA
- a CDS encoding YdgA family protein encodes MKKSLVAVSVIVIVAIIWTIGSWYTGKKIEGEFNAFIERTNTTLKNNAPEANINVKTENYQRGLFTSNADIIINIKENEEGKNTIVKFATKIFHGPFPISKIVKLNLLPRLASATIELVKNETTEELFKYTQEQAFITGNVDVGFNEGLDANLNLSPLDGNSYGKNITFSGGTISYVGNTDLKDIKVSVVSDNFVIGNKEKTENMILKGLNIQSDLSLTPFNFYSGKQTLNISDINFNSDDIKFSFKNFAINLDSVLKGDNIDGKISYSINDFIAKEQNLGSGELTLLIERMDAKAFGNFLKNYNDEIAHNLANGNPLYNADTIFAQLLIDNLPSLLKNSPRIVIEPFYWKNSAGESNIKIDIDMKPWTLNQLSVYSKNNQYDQVIKALFNHFNINVDLSKPMLIEMLSQIEVLSSDDKIATAEQKTLFSQKATAQISEFESSAKQNVFMSPTEYFLSDEKKAQLNENRPFLPWMLVTKDNMTMDIEYAGDELEMNKQKFKLEQFLINIGLMDNPSYQPSTIPKTPPQSN; translated from the coding sequence TTAATGCTTTCATTGAACGTACTAACACTACACTAAAGAATAATGCACCAGAAGCTAATATTAATGTTAAAACAGAAAATTATCAGCGTGGACTTTTCACTTCTAACGCAGATATCATTATTAATATAAAAGAGAATGAAGAAGGAAAAAATACCATTGTTAAGTTTGCCACAAAAATCTTTCATGGCCCTTTTCCTATTAGCAAAATAGTTAAACTTAATCTATTACCAAGGTTAGCCTCAGCCACTATTGAACTTGTTAAAAATGAAACCACAGAAGAACTATTCAAATATACTCAAGAGCAAGCTTTTATAACTGGTAATGTTGATGTCGGTTTTAATGAAGGCCTAGATGCAAATTTAAACTTAAGTCCACTAGACGGTAATAGTTATGGCAAAAATATAACGTTTAGCGGTGGTACAATCAGTTATGTGGGCAATACCGATCTTAAAGATATAAAAGTTTCCGTTGTTAGTGATAATTTTGTTATCGGTAATAAAGAGAAAACGGAAAACATGATCCTTAAAGGACTCAACATCCAAAGTGATTTATCTCTGACTCCGTTTAATTTCTATTCTGGCAAACAGACGCTGAATATTTCCGATATTAATTTTAACAGCGACGACATTAAATTTTCATTTAAAAACTTTGCTATTAACTTAGATTCTGTATTAAAAGGCGATAACATTGACGGTAAAATTTCTTATAGCATCAATGATTTTATCGCTAAAGAGCAAAATTTAGGTTCTGGTGAGCTTACGTTATTAATCGAAAGAATGGATGCTAAGGCTTTTGGTAATTTCTTAAAAAATTATAATGATGAAATTGCTCACAATTTAGCTAATGGTAATCCTCTTTATAATGCGGATACCATCTTCGCCCAATTATTAATAGATAACTTACCTAGCTTATTAAAGAATAGCCCGCGAATTGTCATCGAACCCTTTTATTGGAAAAATAGTGCCGGTGAGAGCAATATCAAAATAGATATAGATATGAAGCCTTGGACGTTGAATCAACTTTCTGTTTATAGCAAAAATAATCAATATGATCAGGTAATAAAAGCGCTATTTAATCATTTTAATATCAATGTTGATTTATCAAAACCAATGTTGATAGAAATGCTTAGCCAAATAGAAGTACTCAGTTCAGATGACAAAATTGCCACAGCAGAACAAAAAACATTGTTTAGCCAGAAAGCAACCGCACAAATTAGTGAATTTGAAAGTTCAGCTAAACAAAATGTCTTTATGTCACCAACTGAATATTTTCTCAGTGATGAGAAAAAAGCACAATTGAATGAAAACAGACCATTCCTGCCGTGGATGTTGGTAACAAAAGATAATATGACTATGGATATTGAATATGCTGGTGATGAACTGGAAATGAATAAGCAGAAATTTAAATTAGAACAGTTTTTAATTAATATCGGCTTAATGGACAACCCCTCCTATCAGCCATCAACCATACCGAAAACCCCACCACAATCAAATTAA
- the nth gene encoding endonuclease III has translation MNKQKRIAILTRLRDNNPTPTTELTFNSPFELLISVLLSAQATDISVNKATAKLYPVANTAEKMLDLGLDGIKRYIKTIGLFNTKAENIIKTCQILIDKYNGAVPEDREALESLPGVGRKTANVVLNTAFGWPTIAVDTHIFRVCNRTNFAPGKNVIEVEQKLLKVVPTEFKVDCHHWFILHGRYTCIARKPRCGACIIEDLCEFNDKQYPTT, from the coding sequence ATGAATAAACAAAAGCGGATAGCCATCTTGACTCGCTTGCGTGATAACAATCCAACACCAACAACCGAGCTTACTTTTAATTCGCCTTTTGAATTACTTATTTCTGTCTTACTTTCCGCTCAAGCAACGGATATTAGTGTCAATAAAGCCACAGCAAAACTCTACCCCGTCGCTAATACAGCTGAAAAAATGCTGGACCTTGGTCTCGATGGAATAAAGCGTTATATCAAAACAATCGGCTTATTTAATACCAAAGCTGAAAATATTATTAAAACCTGTCAGATATTGATTGATAAATATAACGGCGCGGTCCCCGAAGATCGCGAAGCATTGGAATCCTTACCCGGTGTTGGTCGTAAAACCGCCAATGTGGTATTGAACACCGCCTTTGGCTGGCCAACAATTGCTGTTGATACCCATATTTTCCGCGTTTGTAATCGCACAAATTTTGCACCAGGTAAGAATGTTATCGAGGTTGAACAAAAGTTGCTCAAAGTAGTACCGACTGAATTTAAAGTGGATTGTCACCACTGGTTTATATTACACGGCCGTTACACATGTATTGCCAGAAAGCCACGCTGTGGCGCTTGTATTATTGAAGATTTATGTGAATTTAACGACAAACAATACCCAACAACCTAA
- a CDS encoding bile acid:sodium symporter family protein has protein sequence MSWWRRLQIDYFLLFMLMTIMLASFFPCQGKVKIVFQYLTTIAIAILFFLHGAKLSRQAILAGVGHWRLHLLIFTSTFILFPLIGLALKPLVADWISPTIYIGFLYLCALPATVQSAIAFTSVAGGNIAAAICSASASSLLGVFLSPILVSILIDIDNHQRINLLSNIGAILLQIMLPFILGHLFRPLMVKWINRYRKLITISDRSSILLVVYVAFSEAVIEGIWYKVDGWSLLLIAVIGCFLLAIVVLFNIFTARYFGFSKADEITIVFCGSKKSLVNGVPMANILFPPHLVGIILLPVMIFHQIQLMVCAVLAQCYAKRAVNVND, from the coding sequence ATGAGTTGGTGGCGTCGTTTACAAATTGACTATTTTTTACTGTTTATGCTAATGACCATCATGCTCGCTTCCTTTTTCCCTTGTCAAGGTAAAGTAAAAATCGTATTTCAGTATTTAACGACCATCGCTATTGCAATACTTTTTTTTCTCCATGGCGCAAAACTTTCACGCCAAGCTATTTTAGCCGGTGTTGGTCATTGGCGATTACATCTGTTAATTTTTACCAGTACCTTTATTTTGTTTCCTCTTATTGGTTTAGCATTAAAGCCTTTGGTGGCTGATTGGATCTCACCAACTATTTATATCGGATTTCTTTACCTTTGCGCCTTACCGGCGACAGTACAGTCTGCAATTGCGTTTACTTCTGTTGCCGGCGGAAATATTGCCGCTGCAATTTGTAGTGCATCTGCTTCCAGCTTACTAGGGGTGTTTTTGTCGCCAATATTAGTGAGCATCTTGATAGATATTGATAATCATCAACGGATTAATTTGTTGTCAAATATAGGTGCTATTTTATTGCAAATTATGCTGCCATTTATATTAGGCCATTTGTTCAGGCCTTTAATGGTAAAATGGATTAATCGCTATCGAAAATTGATTACTATTTCTGATCGTTCATCTATTTTATTAGTGGTGTATGTCGCTTTTAGCGAGGCAGTTATTGAAGGGATTTGGTATAAAGTTGATGGCTGGTCGTTGCTATTGATTGCGGTAATTGGTTGTTTTCTATTGGCTATAGTGGTTTTATTTAATATTTTCACTGCGCGCTATTTTGGCTTTAGTAAAGCAGATGAGATCACAATAGTTTTTTGTGGCTCTAAAAAGAGTTTAGTTAATGGTGTCCCAATGGCTAATATACTCTTTCCTCCTCATCTGGTTGGTATTATTTTACTACCGGTGATGATTTTTCATCAAATTCAATTAATGGTGTGTGCGGTATTAGCACAATGCTATGCTAAGAGAGCCGTTAACGTTAATGATTAA
- the rsxG gene encoding electron transport complex subunit RsxG: MLKSIRHHGLILAVFAAATTGLAATVYTITKSTIDNQALIQQQKLFDQIISPNLYDNNLTKECYLVSKNEALGSSLPHHLYIARKAGKPIAAIIESIAPDGYSGAIKLLVAADFHGKVLGVRVTEHHETPGLGDKIDIRISNWINHFSGKKIDLEHSSHWAVKKDGGDFDQFTGATITPRAVINATKRTAMFIQSVPQKLPTYPTCSN, encoded by the coding sequence ATGTTAAAATCGATTAGACATCATGGCTTAATATTGGCTGTTTTTGCTGCGGCTACCACCGGACTGGCAGCAACGGTTTATACTATTACCAAAAGTACCATCGACAACCAGGCCCTAATCCAACAACAAAAACTTTTTGATCAAATTATTTCCCCTAACTTATATGACAATAATTTAACCAAAGAGTGTTATTTAGTCAGTAAAAATGAAGCATTAGGTAGCTCACTGCCTCATCATCTCTACATTGCCAGAAAAGCGGGAAAACCGATTGCGGCCATCATAGAGAGTATTGCACCTGATGGTTACTCAGGGGCAATAAAATTACTGGTCGCAGCTGATTTTCATGGTAAAGTACTCGGTGTCCGTGTAACTGAACATCATGAAACACCAGGGTTAGGTGATAAAATTGATATTCGTATTTCAAATTGGATCAATCATTTTTCAGGTAAAAAAATTGACTTAGAACATAGTTCACATTGGGCAGTAAAAAAAGATGGCGGTGATTTTGACCAATTTACTGGTGCCACTATTACGCCAAGAGCCGTTATTAATGCCACTAAGCGTACTGCCATGTTTATACAATCAGTGCCACAAAAATTACCAACTTATCCAACATGCTCAAATTAA
- the rsxC gene encoding electron transport complex subunit RsxC yields MFNFFQKLTSNKEKIWSFSGGIHPPEMKTQSNQVPLLTLPLADELIIPIQQHIGSAGDIIVKSGDYVLKGQALTKGCDRRIPVHATTSGTITAIEPHITAHPSGLKTLSIRLQPDSKDQWCERKPLANYLQHSAKVLLSHIEQAGIAGLGGAGFPTATKLKNGNKLINTLIINAAECEPYITADDRLMQEHADEIIEGVLILIHILKPKEVLIGIEDNKPAAIAALKEALLCQQAIIKLRVIPTKYPSGGAKQLTKILTGKEIPHGVHSSFIGILMQNVGTVFAIKRAIIDGEPLIERVVTLTGTAIQNPGNYWVRLGTPVNFLLQQVGMVPQSEQMVIMGGPLMGFTLPDLTTPIVKISNCILVPTLAEIGKPAIEEACIRCGLCTQACPANLLPQQLYWFSRGQEHEKAEKYNLSDCIECGACAYVCPSNIPLVQYYRQEKAEIKAIAREKQRASDAKKRFEAKKARLEREKILRQQRHNQAAVKIETKDKAAINAALLRINAQQKQTDNSNVESLNNQAAIEARHARKAQLRVIQAAKKAAESQSTVAIEATAEQQSTDPRKAAVAAAIARVKAKKAAESQSTVAIEATAEQQSTYPRKAAVAAAIARVKAKKAAENQSTVAIEAMAEPQSTDPRKAAVAAAIARVKAKRDAQSKTR; encoded by the coding sequence ATGTTTAACTTTTTCCAAAAACTTACTTCAAATAAAGAAAAAATTTGGTCTTTTTCAGGTGGCATACATCCGCCTGAAATGAAAACTCAATCAAATCAAGTTCCGTTACTTACACTACCCTTAGCTGATGAATTGATTATTCCTATCCAACAACATATAGGCTCAGCCGGCGATATCATTGTTAAAAGCGGTGACTATGTATTAAAAGGACAAGCACTGACTAAAGGTTGTGATCGTAGGATCCCGGTCCATGCTACTACCTCAGGGACTATCACTGCCATTGAGCCACATATAACAGCACATCCTTCTGGCCTAAAAACACTTTCTATCCGGCTACAACCAGATAGTAAAGATCAATGGTGTGAGCGTAAACCTTTAGCCAACTACTTACAACATTCTGCTAAAGTCTTATTGTCACATATCGAACAAGCTGGCATAGCGGGATTAGGCGGCGCAGGCTTTCCTACTGCAACAAAGTTGAAAAATGGCAATAAATTAATTAACACCTTGATCATTAACGCAGCAGAATGCGAACCCTATATAACCGCCGATGATCGATTAATGCAGGAGCATGCGGATGAAATCATCGAAGGTGTACTGATATTGATACATATACTAAAACCGAAAGAAGTCTTAATTGGGATTGAAGATAATAAGCCCGCGGCAATAGCTGCCTTAAAAGAAGCACTTTTATGCCAACAAGCTATCATTAAATTAAGAGTGATCCCAACCAAGTATCCTTCAGGCGGAGCTAAGCAATTAACTAAGATATTAACCGGTAAGGAAATACCGCACGGTGTTCACTCTTCTTTCATTGGTATATTGATGCAAAATGTTGGCACTGTGTTTGCCATTAAACGAGCGATTATCGATGGTGAACCGTTAATTGAACGGGTGGTAACATTAACTGGCACTGCAATACAAAATCCAGGCAATTATTGGGTTCGTTTGGGCACCCCTGTTAATTTCCTATTACAACAAGTTGGTATGGTGCCACAATCAGAACAGATGGTTATTATGGGAGGGCCATTAATGGGATTTACGTTGCCTGATTTAACCACACCTATTGTTAAAATTAGCAACTGTATTCTTGTTCCAACTTTGGCAGAAATAGGTAAACCTGCCATTGAAGAAGCTTGTATTCGCTGTGGTCTTTGCACTCAAGCTTGCCCTGCCAATTTATTACCGCAACAACTTTATTGGTTTAGTCGAGGCCAGGAGCATGAAAAAGCGGAAAAATATAATTTATCCGACTGTATAGAATGCGGTGCCTGTGCTTATGTTTGCCCAAGTAATATTCCTCTCGTCCAATACTATCGACAAGAAAAAGCAGAAATTAAAGCCATTGCCCGAGAAAAACAACGTGCCTCTGATGCCAAAAAACGGTTTGAAGCTAAAAAAGCCAGGCTTGAACGAGAAAAAATTCTACGTCAACAACGCCATAACCAAGCTGCCGTTAAGATCGAAACGAAAGATAAAGCAGCAATTAACGCCGCTTTGCTGCGAATTAATGCGCAGCAAAAACAGACTGACAATAGTAATGTTGAGTCATTGAACAACCAGGCTGCTATTGAAGCTCGCCATGCCAGAAAAGCTCAATTGCGTGTTATTCAAGCAGCCAAAAAAGCAGCAGAAAGTCAATCTACTGTAGCCATAGAAGCAACGGCAGAACAGCAATCAACTGATCCACGCAAAGCTGCTGTTGCCGCAGCGATTGCTCGTGTTAAAGCCAAAAAAGCAGCAGAAAGTCAATCTACTGTAGCCATAGAAGCAACGGCAGAACAGCAATCAACTTATCCACGCAAAGCTGCTGTTGCCGCAGCGATTGCACGTGTTAAAGCCAAAAAAGCAGCAGAAAATCAATCTACCGTAGCCATAGAAGCAATGGCAGAACCGCAATCAACTGATCCACGCAAAGCTGCTGTTGCCGCAGCGATTGCACGTGTTAAAGCAAAACGTGATGCGCAGAGTAAAACTCGCTAA
- a CDS encoding oxidoreductase, producing the protein MNKPIKVGLIGYGFAGKTFHVPFITTIEGFQLSAIVSSDEQKVKKDWSNVPVFASLERLLAEQPEVDLIVIPTPNKTHFPLAKQALEAEKHVIVDKPFTLTVQEAVTLKQLAQAKGKLLSVYHNRRWDSGFLTVKSLLENKTLGELKYYESHFDRYRPEVRQRWRESKEAGSGLWYDLAPHMLDQVLQLFGKPKSIMADIAMIRPNAEAVDYFHVCLNYLTIKVVLHATTVAAAESPVYLLHGMKGSYIKYGLDPQEECLKAGLLPTAEDWGKDSRDGRVTLSQNGELAVEPLETEQGNYGMYYCAIREAINNAAPNPVTAEEAILVMKLIEAGIESAKMQHTVELTL; encoded by the coding sequence ATGAATAAACCTATTAAGGTTGGTTTGATTGGTTACGGTTTTGCCGGTAAAACCTTTCATGTTCCTTTTATTACAACAATAGAAGGATTTCAATTATCGGCTATTGTGAGCAGTGATGAACAAAAAGTAAAAAAAGATTGGTCTAATGTTCCTGTTTTTGCTTCGCTTGAACGACTATTGGCAGAGCAGCCAGAAGTAGATCTGATTGTTATACCAACACCAAATAAAACCCATTTTCCATTGGCTAAACAAGCGCTTGAAGCAGAAAAACATGTCATCGTCGATAAACCGTTTACCTTGACTGTTCAAGAGGCCGTAACGTTAAAACAATTAGCGCAGGCAAAAGGTAAATTACTATCTGTTTATCATAACCGTCGCTGGGATTCCGGTTTTTTAACGGTGAAATCTTTGTTAGAAAATAAAACATTGGGTGAGTTGAAATATTACGAATCACATTTTGATCGTTATCGGCCTGAAGTTCGTCAAAGATGGCGAGAATCAAAAGAGGCAGGCAGTGGTCTATGGTATGATTTGGCGCCGCACATGCTTGATCAAGTATTGCAACTTTTTGGCAAACCTAAATCGATTATGGCTGATATAGCGATGATTCGCCCAAATGCCGAAGCGGTTGATTATTTTCATGTTTGCTTAAATTATTTAACTATCAAGGTTGTTTTACACGCAACCACTGTCGCAGCGGCAGAGTCACCCGTTTATCTACTTCATGGCATGAAAGGAAGTTATATCAAGTATGGTTTGGATCCACAAGAAGAATGCTTAAAAGCAGGACTGTTACCAACAGCAGAAGATTGGGGTAAGGATAGTCGCGATGGACGTGTGACACTGTCACAAAATGGCGAGCTGGCTGTTGAGCCATTAGAAACTGAACAGGGTAATTATGGTATGTATTATTGTGCCATTCGTGAGGCAATCAATAACGCTGCACCTAATCCAGTTACTGCCGAAGAGGCTATTTTGGTAATGAAATTGATTGAAGCTGGGATAGAGTCGGCGAAAATGCAACACACAGTAGAGCTGACACTTTAA
- a CDS encoding electron transport complex subunit E gives MNETKKLFIQGLWKNNSALVQLLGLCPLLAVSSTATNALGLGLATTLVLFFTNITVSTFRHWIPNEIRIPIYVMIIASVVSAVQMLINAYAVGLYQSLGIFIPLIVTNCIVIGRAEAYAAKNNVYHSAIDGLAMGVGATMALFFLGAMREILGNGTLFDGANLLLGEWAKILRIEVIHLNSPFLLAILPPGAFIGLGLMLAGKYLIDERIKKYISQKQQLTVVKSTSFPNKSHLAKDQEQIKYE, from the coding sequence ATGAACGAAACTAAAAAACTTTTTATCCAAGGATTATGGAAAAACAATTCGGCACTGGTTCAATTATTAGGTTTATGCCCGTTGCTAGCGGTTTCTTCAACCGCCACTAACGCGTTAGGATTAGGACTGGCAACAACATTAGTGCTGTTTTTTACCAATATTACCGTCTCAACATTTCGTCATTGGATCCCAAATGAAATACGTATTCCTATTTATGTCATGATTATTGCATCGGTTGTCTCCGCTGTGCAGATGTTAATAAACGCCTATGCCGTTGGTTTATATCAATCTTTAGGTATTTTTATTCCGCTGATCGTTACTAACTGTATTGTTATTGGGCGGGCTGAAGCTTATGCCGCCAAAAATAATGTCTATCACTCAGCAATCGATGGTTTGGCAATGGGTGTGGGTGCGACAATGGCGCTATTTTTTTTAGGTGCAATGCGAGAAATTTTAGGTAACGGGACATTATTTGATGGTGCAAATTTGCTATTAGGAGAATGGGCAAAAATATTACGTATTGAAGTTATTCATCTTAATTCGCCTTTTTTATTAGCTATATTACCCCCTGGGGCTTTCATTGGATTAGGATTGATGCTAGCAGGTAAATATTTAATCGATGAAAGAATAAAAAAATATATCAGTCAAAAACAACAACTCACTGTTGTAAAATCAACTTCTTTCCCCAACAAAAGTCATTTAGCCAAGGATCAAGAGCAAATAAAATATGAATAA